A genomic segment from Salvia splendens isolate huo1 chromosome 13, SspV2, whole genome shotgun sequence encodes:
- the LOC121761722 gene encoding auxilin-related protein 2-like isoform X1 produces the protein MDDLDVLARDFGLGARGKSNPMRSNAPERRSMDDPLFSDVFGGQPKYTSSSNYGGMNKQSDFDYDSIFKSSAAAEPPKNGSSNKSSMPVYDKPVYDEDIFDGLPGLKSKSPPPSVKFDDDVFVSMSSPSMGNGPNREYEDLLGNLGRKEKVGDENISSGAKSSSSSKGYDDLFAGFASSNSPVRDRTRSVPESGWSSMPNSGLKNGLDDPFVVLESSSTQHSSFTVPKDPLDEISKFNKSRSTRAEVSSGSGGAFDYIDPLSTFAKPASFSSGKDKREKGGSPSRSETPKPANAREPMENSYFGFSESNNMNNVPVDQEPPLFDVPNVSSDFQKPSGQTSPPQYYETVSEVDMSPTSGQGNKSDEVWLTVSEIPLFTQPTAAPPPSRPPPPIPRQASMSETGSFTSSFQKQSDGFVSSSNYNQHPQTRPSAKSPPVSQFDELDDFASGRPHNSFDESANLHHGTETNDFSTAAASAAAMKDAMDKAEAKFRHAKEVREREYAKASRNREPGPIENDEQDSQEEYRESQERLNRERRQKEEEEREQRRLEREKLRETEREKARQAVERATREARERAAAEARERATAEARLKAERAAVEKANAEARGRAERAAVQRAQTEARERAAAEAKGRAEKAAAEARERAAAEAKEKEARERSAAVRAEADARRQAERAAVQRAAAEARERAAAEARERAASAAKMNQQKNDNDLESFFSMNRASSVPRARTSSTDPFFDQQFQSKGESEAARRTPPSTGASSNLKKASSTSNFVDDLSSIFGATTASGEFPEVEGENEERRRARMERHQRTQERAAKALAEKNQRDLQAQREQEERHRIAETLDFEIKRWAAGKETNLRALLSTLQYVLWPECGWQPVSLTDLITGASVKKVYRKATLCIHPDKVQQKGANLQQKYIAEKVFDLLKEAWNKFNSEELF, from the exons ATGGACGATCTGGATGTGCTCGCCCGCGATTTTGGATTGGGAGCTCGGGGGAAATCCAATCCGATGAGGTCTAATGCGCCGGAGCGTCGATCGATGGACGATCCATTGTTCAGCGACGTCTTCGGCGGCCAGCCAAAGTACACCTCCAGCTCAAACTACGGCGGCATGAATAAGCAGAGCGATTTCGACTATGATTCAATCTTCAAGTCATCTGCTGCGGCTGAACCGCCGAAGAATGGTAGTAGCAATAAATCTTCGATGCCAGTGTATGATAAGCCGGTATATGACGAGGATATATTCGATGGGCTCCCCGGATTGAAGAGCAAATCACCGCCCCCTTCTGTGAAATTTGACGATGACGTGTTTGTGTCCATGTCCTCGCCTTCAATGGGCAATGGTCCAAATAGGGAATATGAAGATTTGTTGGGGAATTTGGGGAGGAAGGAAAAAGTGGGGGATGAAAACATTAGTAGTGGTGCTAAAAGCAGCTCAAGTTCGAAGGGCTATGATGATTTATTTGCTGGGTTTGCGAGTAGCAATTCCCCTGTTAGAGACAG AACCAGATCAGTTCCAGAGTCAGGATGGAGTTCTATGCCAAATTCGGGCTTAAAGAATGGCTTGGATGATCCTTTTGTAGTTCTGGAGTCAAGTTCGACACAACACTCATCGTTCACAGTACCTAAAGATCCTCTTGACGAAATTAgtaaatttaataaatctaggagCACGAGGGCTGAAGTTTCATCTGGTAGTGGAGGAGCATTTGATTACATAGATCCTCTCAGCACTTTCGCAAAACCTGCATCATTTTCCTCTGGAAAGGATAAAAGAGAGAAGGGTGGGAGTCCTTCTCGATCTGAAACACCCAAACCTGCTAATGCCAGAGAACCAATGGAGAACTCTTATTTTGGATTTTCGGAGAGCAACAACATGAACAATGTTCCTGTAGATCAGGAACCTCCCTTGTTTGACGTGCCAAATGTTTCTTCAGATTTTCAAAAACCTTCTGGCCAAACTTCTCCTCCCCAATATTATGAAACGGTCTCAGAGGTTGATATGTCTCCTACATCTGGACAAGGAAATAAGTCTGATGAAGTATGGCTGACTGTATCAGAGATTCCTCTTTTTACACAACCCACTGCTGCTCCACCACCATCACGACCACCTCCACCCATACCTCGACAAGCTTCAATGTCAGAAACAGGTTCCTTTACTTCCAGTTTCCAAAAGCAGAGTGATGGGTTTGTATCATCATCAAATTATAATCAACACCCCCAAACCAGGCCTTCTGCCAAGAGCCCTCCCGTCTCACAGTTTGATGAGCTTGATGACTTTGCCAGTGGTAGGCCACATAACAGTTTCGACGAAAGTGCCAATCTTCACCACGGTACAGAGACCAATGATTTCTCTACTGCTGCTGCATCAGCTGCTGCTATGAAGGATGCTATGGACAAAGCAGAGGCTAAATTCAGACATGCTAAGGAAGTCCGTGAAAGAGAATATGCAAAAGCTTCCAGAAATAGAGAGCCTGGGCCAATTGAGAATGATGAACAAGATAGCCAGGAGGAATATAGGGAAAGTCAAGAGAGATTAAATCGTgaaaggagacagaaggaagaggaagaaagGGAGCAAAGGAGACTTGAAAGGGAGAAATTAAGGGAGACTGAGAGGGAGAAGGCTAGGCAAGCTGTAGAAAGGGCTACCAGGGAAGCTCGTGAAAGAGCAGCAGCCGAGGCACGTGAAAGAGCGACTGCTGAAGCTCGATTAAAAGCTGAAAGGGCTGCTGTTGAGAAAGCGAATGCTGAAGCCCGAGGACGCGCGGAAAGAGCAGCAGTTCAGAGGGCACAAACTGAAGCCCGCGAAAGAGCTGCAGCAGAAGCTAAAGGAAGGGCGGAGAAGGCTGCTGCAGAAGCTAGGGAAAGGGCTGCTGCAGAAGCAAAGGAGAAAGAAGCGCGGGAAAGATCTGCAGCAGTAAGGGCAGAAGCAGATGCGAGGCGCCAAGCTGAACGAGCTGCTGTTCAAAGGGCTGCAGCAGAGGCTCGGGAGAGAGCTGCCGCAGAAGCTCGAGAAAGGGCTGCCTCAGCTGCAAAGATGAATCAACAAAAGAACGACAATGATTTAGAATCATTTTTCAGCATGAATCGAGCAAGCAGTGTACCAAGAGCAAGAACAAGCTCAACC GATCCTTTCTTCGATCAACAATTTCAGAGCAAGGGTGAGTCTGAAGCTGCAAGGAGGACGCCGCCATCAACTGGGGCATCATCTAACTTAAAGAAAGCTTCTTCCACTAGCAACTTTGTTGATGACCTATCTTCTATTTTTGGAG CTACTACAGCATCTGGAGAATTTCCGGAAGTTGAAGGAgaaaatgaagagagaagaagagccAGAATGGAACGCCATCAACGCACTCAAGAGAGAGCG GCCAAAGCATTGGCTGAAAAAAATCAGCGGGACCTTCAAGCTCAGAGGGAACAAGAAGAAAGACAC AGGATTGCTGAGACCTTAGATTTTGAAATCAAGCGTTGGGCAGCTGGAAAGGAAACAAATTTGCGAGCACTGTTATCAACATTGCAATAT GTGCTTTGGCCTGAATGTGGCTGGCAGCCTGTGTCATTGACAGACTTGATCACTGGTGCCTCTGTTAAAAAGGTTTATCGGAAAGCCACTCTTTGCATTCATCCTGACAAGGTGCAGCAAAAGGGTGCTAACCTCCAACAGAAATACATTGCTGAAAAGGTGTTTGACTTGCTAAAG GAAGCTTGGAATAAGTTCAACTCAGAGGAGCTCTTCTAA
- the LOC121761722 gene encoding auxilin-related protein 2-like isoform X2 — MDDLDVLARDFGLGARGKSNPMRSNAPERRSMDDPLFSDVFGGQPKYTSSSNYGGMNKQSDFDYDSIFKSSAAAEPPKNGSSNKSSMPVYDKPVYDEDIFDGLPGLKSKSPPPSVKFDDDVFVSMSSPSMGNGPNREYEDLLGNLGRKEKVGDENISSGAKSSSSSKGYDDLFAGFASSNSPVRDRSVPESGWSSMPNSGLKNGLDDPFVVLESSSTQHSSFTVPKDPLDEISKFNKSRSTRAEVSSGSGGAFDYIDPLSTFAKPASFSSGKDKREKGGSPSRSETPKPANAREPMENSYFGFSESNNMNNVPVDQEPPLFDVPNVSSDFQKPSGQTSPPQYYETVSEVDMSPTSGQGNKSDEVWLTVSEIPLFTQPTAAPPPSRPPPPIPRQASMSETGSFTSSFQKQSDGFVSSSNYNQHPQTRPSAKSPPVSQFDELDDFASGRPHNSFDESANLHHGTETNDFSTAAASAAAMKDAMDKAEAKFRHAKEVREREYAKASRNREPGPIENDEQDSQEEYRESQERLNRERRQKEEEEREQRRLEREKLRETEREKARQAVERATREARERAAAEARERATAEARLKAERAAVEKANAEARGRAERAAVQRAQTEARERAAAEAKGRAEKAAAEARERAAAEAKEKEARERSAAVRAEADARRQAERAAVQRAAAEARERAAAEARERAASAAKMNQQKNDNDLESFFSMNRASSVPRARTSSTDPFFDQQFQSKGESEAARRTPPSTGASSNLKKASSTSNFVDDLSSIFGATTASGEFPEVEGENEERRRARMERHQRTQERAAKALAEKNQRDLQAQREQEERHRIAETLDFEIKRWAAGKETNLRALLSTLQYVLWPECGWQPVSLTDLITGASVKKVYRKATLCIHPDKVQQKGANLQQKYIAEKVFDLLKEAWNKFNSEELF, encoded by the exons ATGGACGATCTGGATGTGCTCGCCCGCGATTTTGGATTGGGAGCTCGGGGGAAATCCAATCCGATGAGGTCTAATGCGCCGGAGCGTCGATCGATGGACGATCCATTGTTCAGCGACGTCTTCGGCGGCCAGCCAAAGTACACCTCCAGCTCAAACTACGGCGGCATGAATAAGCAGAGCGATTTCGACTATGATTCAATCTTCAAGTCATCTGCTGCGGCTGAACCGCCGAAGAATGGTAGTAGCAATAAATCTTCGATGCCAGTGTATGATAAGCCGGTATATGACGAGGATATATTCGATGGGCTCCCCGGATTGAAGAGCAAATCACCGCCCCCTTCTGTGAAATTTGACGATGACGTGTTTGTGTCCATGTCCTCGCCTTCAATGGGCAATGGTCCAAATAGGGAATATGAAGATTTGTTGGGGAATTTGGGGAGGAAGGAAAAAGTGGGGGATGAAAACATTAGTAGTGGTGCTAAAAGCAGCTCAAGTTCGAAGGGCTATGATGATTTATTTGCTGGGTTTGCGAGTAGCAATTCCCCTGTTAGAGACAG ATCAGTTCCAGAGTCAGGATGGAGTTCTATGCCAAATTCGGGCTTAAAGAATGGCTTGGATGATCCTTTTGTAGTTCTGGAGTCAAGTTCGACACAACACTCATCGTTCACAGTACCTAAAGATCCTCTTGACGAAATTAgtaaatttaataaatctaggagCACGAGGGCTGAAGTTTCATCTGGTAGTGGAGGAGCATTTGATTACATAGATCCTCTCAGCACTTTCGCAAAACCTGCATCATTTTCCTCTGGAAAGGATAAAAGAGAGAAGGGTGGGAGTCCTTCTCGATCTGAAACACCCAAACCTGCTAATGCCAGAGAACCAATGGAGAACTCTTATTTTGGATTTTCGGAGAGCAACAACATGAACAATGTTCCTGTAGATCAGGAACCTCCCTTGTTTGACGTGCCAAATGTTTCTTCAGATTTTCAAAAACCTTCTGGCCAAACTTCTCCTCCCCAATATTATGAAACGGTCTCAGAGGTTGATATGTCTCCTACATCTGGACAAGGAAATAAGTCTGATGAAGTATGGCTGACTGTATCAGAGATTCCTCTTTTTACACAACCCACTGCTGCTCCACCACCATCACGACCACCTCCACCCATACCTCGACAAGCTTCAATGTCAGAAACAGGTTCCTTTACTTCCAGTTTCCAAAAGCAGAGTGATGGGTTTGTATCATCATCAAATTATAATCAACACCCCCAAACCAGGCCTTCTGCCAAGAGCCCTCCCGTCTCACAGTTTGATGAGCTTGATGACTTTGCCAGTGGTAGGCCACATAACAGTTTCGACGAAAGTGCCAATCTTCACCACGGTACAGAGACCAATGATTTCTCTACTGCTGCTGCATCAGCTGCTGCTATGAAGGATGCTATGGACAAAGCAGAGGCTAAATTCAGACATGCTAAGGAAGTCCGTGAAAGAGAATATGCAAAAGCTTCCAGAAATAGAGAGCCTGGGCCAATTGAGAATGATGAACAAGATAGCCAGGAGGAATATAGGGAAAGTCAAGAGAGATTAAATCGTgaaaggagacagaaggaagaggaagaaagGGAGCAAAGGAGACTTGAAAGGGAGAAATTAAGGGAGACTGAGAGGGAGAAGGCTAGGCAAGCTGTAGAAAGGGCTACCAGGGAAGCTCGTGAAAGAGCAGCAGCCGAGGCACGTGAAAGAGCGACTGCTGAAGCTCGATTAAAAGCTGAAAGGGCTGCTGTTGAGAAAGCGAATGCTGAAGCCCGAGGACGCGCGGAAAGAGCAGCAGTTCAGAGGGCACAAACTGAAGCCCGCGAAAGAGCTGCAGCAGAAGCTAAAGGAAGGGCGGAGAAGGCTGCTGCAGAAGCTAGGGAAAGGGCTGCTGCAGAAGCAAAGGAGAAAGAAGCGCGGGAAAGATCTGCAGCAGTAAGGGCAGAAGCAGATGCGAGGCGCCAAGCTGAACGAGCTGCTGTTCAAAGGGCTGCAGCAGAGGCTCGGGAGAGAGCTGCCGCAGAAGCTCGAGAAAGGGCTGCCTCAGCTGCAAAGATGAATCAACAAAAGAACGACAATGATTTAGAATCATTTTTCAGCATGAATCGAGCAAGCAGTGTACCAAGAGCAAGAACAAGCTCAACC GATCCTTTCTTCGATCAACAATTTCAGAGCAAGGGTGAGTCTGAAGCTGCAAGGAGGACGCCGCCATCAACTGGGGCATCATCTAACTTAAAGAAAGCTTCTTCCACTAGCAACTTTGTTGATGACCTATCTTCTATTTTTGGAG CTACTACAGCATCTGGAGAATTTCCGGAAGTTGAAGGAgaaaatgaagagagaagaagagccAGAATGGAACGCCATCAACGCACTCAAGAGAGAGCG GCCAAAGCATTGGCTGAAAAAAATCAGCGGGACCTTCAAGCTCAGAGGGAACAAGAAGAAAGACAC AGGATTGCTGAGACCTTAGATTTTGAAATCAAGCGTTGGGCAGCTGGAAAGGAAACAAATTTGCGAGCACTGTTATCAACATTGCAATAT GTGCTTTGGCCTGAATGTGGCTGGCAGCCTGTGTCATTGACAGACTTGATCACTGGTGCCTCTGTTAAAAAGGTTTATCGGAAAGCCACTCTTTGCATTCATCCTGACAAGGTGCAGCAAAAGGGTGCTAACCTCCAACAGAAATACATTGCTGAAAAGGTGTTTGACTTGCTAAAG GAAGCTTGGAATAAGTTCAACTCAGAGGAGCTCTTCTAA
- the LOC121761722 gene encoding auxilin-related protein 2-like isoform X3: MDDLDVLARDFGLGARGKSNPMRSNAPERRSMDDPLFSDVFGGQPKYTSSSNYGGMNKQSDFDYDSIFKSSAAAEPPKNGSSNKSSMPVYDKPVYDEDIFDGLPGLKSKSPPPSVKFDDDVFVSMSSPSMGNGPNREYEDLLGNLGRKEKVGDENISSGAKSSSSSKGYDDLFAGFASSNSPVRDRTRSVPESGWSSMPNSGLKNGLDDPFVVLESSSTQHSSFTVPKDPLDEISKFNKSRSTRAEVSSGSGGAFDYIDPLSTFAKPASFSSGKDKREKGGSPSRSETPKPANAREPMENSYFGFSESNNMNNVPVDQEPPLFDVPNVSSDFQKPSGQTSPPQYYETVSEVDMSPTSGQGNKSDEVWLTVSEIPLFTQPTAAPPPSRPPPPIPRQASMSETGSFTSSFQKQSDGFVSSSNYNQHPQTRPSAKSPPVSQFDELDDFASGRPHNSFDESANLHHGTETNDFSTAAASAAAMKDAMDKAEAKFRHAKEVREREYAKASRNREPGPIENDEQDSQEEYRESQERLNRERRQKEEEEREQRRLEREKLRETEREKARQAVERATREARERAAAEARERATAEARLKAERAAVEKANAEARGRAERAAVQRAQTEARERAAAEAKGRAEKAAAEARERAAAEAKEKEARERSAAVRAEADARRQAERAAVQRAAAEARERAAAEARERAASAAKMNQQKNDNDLESFFSMNRASSVPRARTSSTDPFFDQQFQSKGESEAARRTPPSTGASSNLKKASSTSNFVDDLSSIFGASGEFPEVEGENEERRRARMERHQRTQERAAKALAEKNQRDLQAQREQEERHRIAETLDFEIKRWAAGKETNLRALLSTLQYVLWPECGWQPVSLTDLITGASVKKVYRKATLCIHPDKVQQKGANLQQKYIAEKVFDLLKEAWNKFNSEELF; the protein is encoded by the exons ATGGACGATCTGGATGTGCTCGCCCGCGATTTTGGATTGGGAGCTCGGGGGAAATCCAATCCGATGAGGTCTAATGCGCCGGAGCGTCGATCGATGGACGATCCATTGTTCAGCGACGTCTTCGGCGGCCAGCCAAAGTACACCTCCAGCTCAAACTACGGCGGCATGAATAAGCAGAGCGATTTCGACTATGATTCAATCTTCAAGTCATCTGCTGCGGCTGAACCGCCGAAGAATGGTAGTAGCAATAAATCTTCGATGCCAGTGTATGATAAGCCGGTATATGACGAGGATATATTCGATGGGCTCCCCGGATTGAAGAGCAAATCACCGCCCCCTTCTGTGAAATTTGACGATGACGTGTTTGTGTCCATGTCCTCGCCTTCAATGGGCAATGGTCCAAATAGGGAATATGAAGATTTGTTGGGGAATTTGGGGAGGAAGGAAAAAGTGGGGGATGAAAACATTAGTAGTGGTGCTAAAAGCAGCTCAAGTTCGAAGGGCTATGATGATTTATTTGCTGGGTTTGCGAGTAGCAATTCCCCTGTTAGAGACAG AACCAGATCAGTTCCAGAGTCAGGATGGAGTTCTATGCCAAATTCGGGCTTAAAGAATGGCTTGGATGATCCTTTTGTAGTTCTGGAGTCAAGTTCGACACAACACTCATCGTTCACAGTACCTAAAGATCCTCTTGACGAAATTAgtaaatttaataaatctaggagCACGAGGGCTGAAGTTTCATCTGGTAGTGGAGGAGCATTTGATTACATAGATCCTCTCAGCACTTTCGCAAAACCTGCATCATTTTCCTCTGGAAAGGATAAAAGAGAGAAGGGTGGGAGTCCTTCTCGATCTGAAACACCCAAACCTGCTAATGCCAGAGAACCAATGGAGAACTCTTATTTTGGATTTTCGGAGAGCAACAACATGAACAATGTTCCTGTAGATCAGGAACCTCCCTTGTTTGACGTGCCAAATGTTTCTTCAGATTTTCAAAAACCTTCTGGCCAAACTTCTCCTCCCCAATATTATGAAACGGTCTCAGAGGTTGATATGTCTCCTACATCTGGACAAGGAAATAAGTCTGATGAAGTATGGCTGACTGTATCAGAGATTCCTCTTTTTACACAACCCACTGCTGCTCCACCACCATCACGACCACCTCCACCCATACCTCGACAAGCTTCAATGTCAGAAACAGGTTCCTTTACTTCCAGTTTCCAAAAGCAGAGTGATGGGTTTGTATCATCATCAAATTATAATCAACACCCCCAAACCAGGCCTTCTGCCAAGAGCCCTCCCGTCTCACAGTTTGATGAGCTTGATGACTTTGCCAGTGGTAGGCCACATAACAGTTTCGACGAAAGTGCCAATCTTCACCACGGTACAGAGACCAATGATTTCTCTACTGCTGCTGCATCAGCTGCTGCTATGAAGGATGCTATGGACAAAGCAGAGGCTAAATTCAGACATGCTAAGGAAGTCCGTGAAAGAGAATATGCAAAAGCTTCCAGAAATAGAGAGCCTGGGCCAATTGAGAATGATGAACAAGATAGCCAGGAGGAATATAGGGAAAGTCAAGAGAGATTAAATCGTgaaaggagacagaaggaagaggaagaaagGGAGCAAAGGAGACTTGAAAGGGAGAAATTAAGGGAGACTGAGAGGGAGAAGGCTAGGCAAGCTGTAGAAAGGGCTACCAGGGAAGCTCGTGAAAGAGCAGCAGCCGAGGCACGTGAAAGAGCGACTGCTGAAGCTCGATTAAAAGCTGAAAGGGCTGCTGTTGAGAAAGCGAATGCTGAAGCCCGAGGACGCGCGGAAAGAGCAGCAGTTCAGAGGGCACAAACTGAAGCCCGCGAAAGAGCTGCAGCAGAAGCTAAAGGAAGGGCGGAGAAGGCTGCTGCAGAAGCTAGGGAAAGGGCTGCTGCAGAAGCAAAGGAGAAAGAAGCGCGGGAAAGATCTGCAGCAGTAAGGGCAGAAGCAGATGCGAGGCGCCAAGCTGAACGAGCTGCTGTTCAAAGGGCTGCAGCAGAGGCTCGGGAGAGAGCTGCCGCAGAAGCTCGAGAAAGGGCTGCCTCAGCTGCAAAGATGAATCAACAAAAGAACGACAATGATTTAGAATCATTTTTCAGCATGAATCGAGCAAGCAGTGTACCAAGAGCAAGAACAAGCTCAACC GATCCTTTCTTCGATCAACAATTTCAGAGCAAGGGTGAGTCTGAAGCTGCAAGGAGGACGCCGCCATCAACTGGGGCATCATCTAACTTAAAGAAAGCTTCTTCCACTAGCAACTTTGTTGATGACCTATCTTCTATTTTTGGAG CATCTGGAGAATTTCCGGAAGTTGAAGGAgaaaatgaagagagaagaagagccAGAATGGAACGCCATCAACGCACTCAAGAGAGAGCG GCCAAAGCATTGGCTGAAAAAAATCAGCGGGACCTTCAAGCTCAGAGGGAACAAGAAGAAAGACAC AGGATTGCTGAGACCTTAGATTTTGAAATCAAGCGTTGGGCAGCTGGAAAGGAAACAAATTTGCGAGCACTGTTATCAACATTGCAATAT GTGCTTTGGCCTGAATGTGGCTGGCAGCCTGTGTCATTGACAGACTTGATCACTGGTGCCTCTGTTAAAAAGGTTTATCGGAAAGCCACTCTTTGCATTCATCCTGACAAGGTGCAGCAAAAGGGTGCTAACCTCCAACAGAAATACATTGCTGAAAAGGTGTTTGACTTGCTAAAG GAAGCTTGGAATAAGTTCAACTCAGAGGAGCTCTTCTAA
- the LOC121762794 gene encoding TLC domain-containing protein 4-like isoform X1 has translation MDMVPIKKLQWLSSVFCGIFMCKIVYDLTGAISASFFKGYSKLSNKEKLEWNNRGFSTFHSVVVAAGSLYLLLFSDLFIDSEDVLFINKSSTLSETIMGVSIGYFLSDLAMIIYNYPALGGIEYILHHGLSMFSIVQSLLSGQAQFYIFIVLFTEITTPFVNLRWRLDAAGLKNSKLYIYNGVALFIGWLVARIILFVFLFFHMFVHFDQVKKVYWLGFYSLIAIPPVLSLMNLFWFWKIARGMIKTLRKSKQT, from the exons ATGGATATGGTTCCAATCAAGAAACTGCAGTGGCTCTCGTCTGTTTTTTGTGGGATTTTTATGTGCAAGATT GTATATGACTTAACAGGAGCAATCAGTGCTTCATTTTTCAAGGGATACAGCAAGCTTAGCAACAAAGAAAAGCTCGAATGGAACAATAG GGGGTTCTCCACTTTCCACTCCGTTGTCGTAGCTGCTGGTTCTCTATATCTGCTTCTGTTTTCAGATCTCTTTATCGATAGTGAAGATGTGTTATTTATCAACAAGTCCTCGACTCTGTCAGAAACCATAATGGGG GTATCAATTGGCTACTTTCTGTCTGACCTGGCAatgattatttataattatccAGCTTTAGGTGGAATTGAGTAT ATCCTACATCATGGGCTATCCATGTTTTCCATCGTTCAGTCCCTCTTGAGTGGTCAAGCACAATTTTACATATTCATTGTTCTGTTTACGGAAATCACTACCCCGTTTGTTAATTTAAGATG GCGTCTTGATGCTGCCGGACTGAAGAATTCAAAACTCTACATTTACAATGGTGTGGCGTTGTTCATTGGGTGGTTG GTTGCAAGGATCATTTTGTTTGTGTTCCTATTCTTCCACATGTTTGTCCATTTTGATCAG GTGAAGAAAGTCTACTGGTTGGGGTTCTACAGCTTGATTGCAATACCTCCAGTGCTGTCACTGATGAACTTGTTCTGGTTCTGGAAAATTGCGAGAGGTATGATAAAAACCTTGAGAAAGTCGAAACAGACCTAA
- the LOC121762794 gene encoding TLC domain-containing protein 4-like isoform X2, whose product MEFRGGGLMVYDLTGAISASFFKGYSKLSNKEKLEWNNRGFSTFHSVVVAAGSLYLLLFSDLFIDSEDVLFINKSSTLSETIMGVSIGYFLSDLAMIIYNYPALGGIEYILHHGLSMFSIVQSLLSGQAQFYIFIVLFTEITTPFVNLRWRLDAAGLKNSKLYIYNGVALFIGWLVARIILFVFLFFHMFVHFDQVKKVYWLGFYSLIAIPPVLSLMNLFWFWKIARGMIKTLRKSKQT is encoded by the exons ATGGAATTTAGAGGTGGTGGACTTATG GTATATGACTTAACAGGAGCAATCAGTGCTTCATTTTTCAAGGGATACAGCAAGCTTAGCAACAAAGAAAAGCTCGAATGGAACAATAG GGGGTTCTCCACTTTCCACTCCGTTGTCGTAGCTGCTGGTTCTCTATATCTGCTTCTGTTTTCAGATCTCTTTATCGATAGTGAAGATGTGTTATTTATCAACAAGTCCTCGACTCTGTCAGAAACCATAATGGGG GTATCAATTGGCTACTTTCTGTCTGACCTGGCAatgattatttataattatccAGCTTTAGGTGGAATTGAGTAT ATCCTACATCATGGGCTATCCATGTTTTCCATCGTTCAGTCCCTCTTGAGTGGTCAAGCACAATTTTACATATTCATTGTTCTGTTTACGGAAATCACTACCCCGTTTGTTAATTTAAGATG GCGTCTTGATGCTGCCGGACTGAAGAATTCAAAACTCTACATTTACAATGGTGTGGCGTTGTTCATTGGGTGGTTG GTTGCAAGGATCATTTTGTTTGTGTTCCTATTCTTCCACATGTTTGTCCATTTTGATCAG GTGAAGAAAGTCTACTGGTTGGGGTTCTACAGCTTGATTGCAATACCTCCAGTGCTGTCACTGATGAACTTGTTCTGGTTCTGGAAAATTGCGAGAGGTATGATAAAAACCTTGAGAAAGTCGAAACAGACCTAA
- the LOC121762544 gene encoding calcium uniporter protein 5, mitochondrial-like, giving the protein MWRNPAANLLRRALRSPVSSHAARLSSPAPLSLRYCAGAGAGEGEGDGNGNGNAMTYVEAKRLMRLVNVGALKEKLGMEDKEVIPYAELLEACESIGVAKSAAEAAEFARVLDEAGVVLLFRDRVYLHPDKVVDLVRKAVPLSLMPEDDPCKVELQELQEKKEQIDMLAHKQVRRILWAGLGLAVCQVGLFFRLTFWEFSWDVMEPIAFFTTTTGIVIGYAYFLITSRDPSYQDLLKRLFLSRQRKLIKRHNFDIQRLLELQKKCRVPHDTCSSIKKRTGVELEPEDLLHNR; this is encoded by the exons atgtGGAGAAATCCAGCTGCCAATTTGTTGAGGCGTGCCCTGAGATCCCCGGTTTCGTCTCACGCCGCTCGTTTATCGTCACCGGCGCCGTTATCCCTCCGCTACtgcgccggcgccggcgccggcgagggAGAGGGGGATGGGAATGGGAATGGGAATGCCATGACGTATGTAGAGGCGAAGAGATTGATGAGGCTGGTGAATGTGGGGGCGCTGAAGGAGAAGCTAGGGATGGAGGACAAGGAGGTGATTCCCTACGCGGAGCTTCTCGAAGCGTGCGAGAGCATCGGCGTCGCGAAGTCGGCGGCGGAGGCTGCGGAGTTTGCTCGAGTGCTGGATGAGGCTGGGGTTGTATTGCTGTTTCGCGACAGAGTGTATCTCCATCCCGATAAG GTGGTTGATTTGGTTAGGAAGGCAGTGCCCCTTTCCCTTATGCCGGAAGACGACCCTTGCAAAGTCGAGCTCCAGGAGCTGCAGGAGAAGAAGGAACAAATTGATATGCTGGCACACAAGCAAGTCCGTCGTATATTGTGGGCTGGATTGGGGCTTGCTGTGTGCCAGGTTGGACTCTTCTTTCGTCTCACATTCTGGGAATTTTCTTGGGACGTCATGGAACCAATTGCCTTCTTTACAACCACAACGGGGATAGTCATAGGCTACGCCTATTTCCTGATCACTTCAAGAGATCCGTCGTACCAAGATCTGCTGAAGAGGCTCTTCCTCTCCAGGCAGAGGAAGCTCATCAAGAGGCACAATTTTGATATCCAGAGGCTGTTGGAGTTGCAGAAGAAATGCAGGGTGCCTCATGATACGTGTTCATCCATCAAGAAACGGACTGGGGTTGAATTGGAACCGGAGGACCTTCTTCACAATCGTTGA